In a genomic window of Syngnathus typhle isolate RoL2023-S1 ecotype Sweden linkage group LG4, RoL_Styp_1.0, whole genome shotgun sequence:
- the sltm gene encoding SAFB-like transcription modulator isoform X1, with the protein MASVAISTAVKKITELRVVDLKSELKRRNLDTTGVKSVLLARLKQAIESEDADSSFEIQPPVGTSTRKRGKGKKMDLNLDTTMEDGTPSEETEEYESEKDVTDTDDGTRENCKPALSEDNLSQPDPEAETTAEADVEPETEATVAKADSEPEVTNPDTDAEPEVDAEPEVDAEPELDAEQEAEADPEPHVDDGVNDEPRVDDQEEAEPQGDEEADPEADGEAEPELESEEEMGAEAMDSSKEAEDDHLSVSIQNEDAITLDVDGDDLLDTGKHVKLPDSEADKGNDEAEASAEVITDDDMKMEEKDGKEDDGAWDEPSKDDREVTKKAEAGDKEKDSGKKAPSSTGVSGQAKSSSRDKDGKAAKDDKGKACWKASFVDVFFFFFLHTLSFSNLLREAVVGSGSNINSSHNIWVSGLSFNTKAADLKNLFGKYGKVLSAKVLTNARSPGSKCYGLVTMSSNAEVTRCISQLDCTELDGQQIYVECAKNYPFKKEASKTESDDKESTSKSSEKRNSAGTKLSSKSQQPHKKDDKSGEKDKDLSKDTKSGSKSPGGTVEGDQTKGKSNFIKTKPFRKTRYFDKPFAPMPMQRRPKWLIPPEELEMFKNKQRFVNKEGGFVPFAKIKEQSMRERMERTRRATEMRRHREMMEQARRDRECEERENLFRERQRLEMERQKLERERFEREKLERERIRIEQERRKEAEHIARQQELRRQQEHLRYEQEKRNLKRGRDVEHGRRDNPYWNGNKKVSADAPDARLNQGPNFNRPQNRFTNFNTRQRGRFPQAAVEQTNTFDRRNRFDGEPEAKKSRLNLQREGTSFERYPKNFEAVRRDEPPPSRTDLRDTDRRDRDERRPIQMHNRPMGSRMSGMTHTRSPREGGHGWKDDADMNANKGELRGPMRIRTERPGRDEPGPTLRGSSSASRGRGSFNDRDGGRAIVMNNQAFNSGRRVVVQRQNREQGMRKEWQGGSASQGGRGGSSFSDNRRMSNSRSSMMSPSSGHSSGMSRIVQITSSSIPSGGSTGNFKTFKGTRQF; encoded by the exons ATGGCGTCGGTAGCCATTTCCACGGCGGTAAAGAAAATAACAGAATTAAGGGTTGTTGACCTTAAATCTGAGCTCAAACGACGGAATTTGGACACTACGGGTGTTAAAAGTGTCCTTCTCGCCAGACTGAAGCAG GCTATCGAGAGTGAAGATGCAGACAGTAGTTTTGAAATACAACCTCCTGTAGGCACATCGACTCGTAAAAGAGGCAAAG GAAAGAAAATGGACTTGAACTTGGACACAACCATGGAAGATGGTACGCCTTCAGAG GAAACAGAGGAGTATGAGTCAGAGAAAG ATGTAACAGATACAGATGATGGTACACGCGAAAATTGTAAGCCTGCACTCAGCGAGGACAACCTCTCTCAGCCTGACCCCGAGGCTGAGACTACTGCTGAAGCTGACGTTGAACCGGAGACAGAAGCCACGGTCGCCAAGGCTGATTCAGAGCCCGAGGTGACGAATCCTGACACGGATGCCGAGCCAGAGGTGGATGCCGAGCCAGAGGTGGATGCCGAGCCAGAGCTGGATGCCGAGCAAGAGGCAGAAGCAGATCCGGAGCCGCACGTCGATGATGGGGTGAATGACGAACCCCGAGTCGACGATCAGGAAGAGGCCGAGCCGCAGGGCGACGAGGAAGCCGATCCTGAGGCGGACGGGGAGGCCGAACCTGAATTGGAGTCCGAAGAAGAGATGGGTGCCGAAGCCATGGATTCCTCGAAAGAAGCAGAGGATGATCATCTTTCTGTGTCGATACAAAATGAAGATGCCATCACCTTGGATGTTGATGGCGATGATCTTCTGGACACAGGTAAACATGTGAAACTTCCAGATTCAGAGGCCGACAAGGGCAACGACGAGGCCGAGGCCTCTGCCGAGGTGATCACAGATGATGACATGAAGATGGAAGAAAAAGATGGTAAGGAAGATGACGGAGCCTGGGACGAGCCCTCAAAGGACGACAGAGAGGTCACAAAGAAAGCCGAAGCTGGAGATAAAGAAAAGGATTCTGGGAAGAAAGCACCCTCATCTACTGGGGTATCTGGTCAAGCAAAGAG CTCTTCACGAGACAAAGATGGAAAAGCTGCAAAGGATGATAAGGGTAAGGCGTGTTGGAAAGCTtcatttgttgatgtttttttttttttttttttacacactctGTCCTTTTCTAATTTGTTGCGGGAAGCAGTTGTCGGCAGCGGCAGCAACATCAACTCCTCTCATAACATTTGGGTGAGCGGTTTGTCCTTCAACACCAAAGCAGCAGATTTGAAGAATCTCTTTGGCAAATATGGCAAG GTTTTAAGTGCCAAGGTCCTAACCAATGCCCGCAGTCCCGGTTCAAAGTGTTATGGCCTGGTGACAATGTCTTCCAATGCAGAGGTGACACGTTGCATCTCCCAACTGGACTGCACTGAGCTTGATGGCCAGCAAATATACGTTGAATGT gccAAAAATTACCCTTTCAAAAAAGAAGCGTCAAAGACTGAATCAGATGACAAAGAGAGTACCAGCAAATCAAGTGAAAAGCGCAATTCCGCAGGGACAAAGTTGTCTAGCAA GTCACAACAACCTCACAAAAAAGATGACAAATCTGgagaaaaggacaaagatttatCCAAGGACACCAAAAGTG GGTCAAAGAGTCCAGGCGGTACGGTGGAGGGAGATCAGACCAAAGGAAAGTCcaattttataaaaacaaaaccttttAGGAAAACAAGATATTTTGATAAG CCTTTTGCTCCTATGCCCATGCAAAGACGTCCTAAATGGCTGATACCCCCTGAAGag CTGGagatgtttaaaaacaaacaacggTTTGTCAACAAGGAGGGCGGCTTTGTTCCTTTTGCGAAGATAAAGGAGCAGAGTATGCGTGAACGGATGGAGCGTACTCGTCGGGCTACAGAGATGCGCCG gcaccGCGAAATGATGGAACAGGCGCGCCGTGATCGTGAGTGTGAAGAGCGGGAGAACCTCTTCCGTGAACGCCAGAGACTGGAGATGGAAAGGCAAAAGCTGGAGAGGGAGCGCTTCGAGAGGGAGAAGCTTGAGAGGGAGAGAATCCGAATAGAACAA GAGCGGCGGAAAGAGGCAGAACACATAGCACGCCAACAAGAGCTCAGACGACAGCAGGAGCACCTCCGTTATGAGCAAGAAAAGAGAAACCTTAAAAGAGGCCGTGATGTAGAACATGG TCGCCGAGACAATCCATACTGGAATGGCAACAAGAAGGTTTCGGCTGATGCGCCCGATGCTCGTCTTAACCAAGGCCCCAACTTCAACAGGCCGCAGAACCGATTCACCAACTTCAACACCCGCCAAAGGGGCCGCTTTCCACAGGCTGCTGTTGAGCAGACAAACACGTTTGACAG GCGCAACCGATTTGACGGTGAGCCTGAAGCAAAGAAGAGTCGACTAAATCTTCAGCGAGAAGGCACCAGCTTCGAGCGGTACCCCAAGAATTTTGAAGCAGTGCGCCGGGATGAGCCTCCTCCTTCGCGCACGGACCTCCGCGACACAGACCGCAGGGATCGAGACGAAAGGCGGCCCATCCAAATGCACAATCGGCCGATGGGGTCCAGGATGTCTGGCATGACCCACACCCGCTCCCCCAGGGAGGGAGGCCACGGGTGGAAGGATGACGCCGACATGAATGCAAACAAGGGCGAGCTACG CGGCCCCATGCGAATTCGTACGGAGCGACCTGGTAGAGACGAGCCCGGTCCCACACTGAGAGGAAGTTCTTCAGCCAGCCGAGGAAGAGGATCTTTTAATGATCGAGATGGCGGAAGAGCCATCGTGATGAATAACCAG GCTTTCAACTCGGGCCGCCGAGTGGTGGTGCAGCGTCAAAACAGGGAGCAAGGCATGAGGAAGGAATGGCAAGGTGGCTCAGCTTCTCAAGGAGgcagaggaggaagcagcttcTCTGACAATCGCAGGATGAGCAACAGTCGCAGCAGTATGATGTCGCCATCGTCTGG TCACTCATCTGGAATGAGTCGTATCGTCCAAATCACCAGCAGCTCCATTCCCAGCGGTGGCAGCACAGGCAACTTTAAGACTTTCAAAGGAACACGGCAGTTCTAA
- the sltm gene encoding SAFB-like transcription modulator isoform X2, with protein MASVAISTAVKKITELRVVDLKSELKRRNLDTTGVKSVLLARLKQAIESEDADSSFEIQPPVGTSTRKRGKGKKMDLNLDTTMEDGTPSEETEEYESEKDVTDTDDGTRENCKPALSEDNLSQPDPEAETTAEADVEPETEATVAKADSEPEVTNPDTDAEPEVDAEPEVDAEPELDAEQEAEADPEPHVDDGVNDEPRVDDQEEAEPQGDEEADPEADGEAEPELESEEEMGAEAMDSSKEAEDDHLSVSIQNEDAITLDVDGDDLLDTGKHVKLPDSEADKGNDEAEASAEVITDDDMKMEEKDGKEDDGAWDEPSKDDREVTKKAEAGDKEKDSGKKAPSSTGVSGQAKSSSRDKDGKAAKDDKVVGSGSNINSSHNIWVSGLSFNTKAADLKNLFGKYGKVLSAKVLTNARSPGSKCYGLVTMSSNAEVTRCISQLDCTELDGQQIYVECAKNYPFKKEASKTESDDKESTSKSSEKRNSAGTKLSSKSQQPHKKDDKSGEKDKDLSKDTKSGSKSPGGTVEGDQTKGKSNFIKTKPFRKTRYFDKPFAPMPMQRRPKWLIPPEELEMFKNKQRFVNKEGGFVPFAKIKEQSMRERMERTRRATEMRRHREMMEQARRDRECEERENLFRERQRLEMERQKLERERFEREKLERERIRIEQERRKEAEHIARQQELRRQQEHLRYEQEKRNLKRGRDVEHGRRDNPYWNGNKKVSADAPDARLNQGPNFNRPQNRFTNFNTRQRGRFPQAAVEQTNTFDRRNRFDGEPEAKKSRLNLQREGTSFERYPKNFEAVRRDEPPPSRTDLRDTDRRDRDERRPIQMHNRPMGSRMSGMTHTRSPREGGHGWKDDADMNANKGELRGPMRIRTERPGRDEPGPTLRGSSSASRGRGSFNDRDGGRAIVMNNQAFNSGRRVVVQRQNREQGMRKEWQGGSASQGGRGGSSFSDNRRMSNSRSSMMSPSSGHSSGMSRIVQITSSSIPSGGSTGNFKTFKGTRQF; from the exons ATGGCGTCGGTAGCCATTTCCACGGCGGTAAAGAAAATAACAGAATTAAGGGTTGTTGACCTTAAATCTGAGCTCAAACGACGGAATTTGGACACTACGGGTGTTAAAAGTGTCCTTCTCGCCAGACTGAAGCAG GCTATCGAGAGTGAAGATGCAGACAGTAGTTTTGAAATACAACCTCCTGTAGGCACATCGACTCGTAAAAGAGGCAAAG GAAAGAAAATGGACTTGAACTTGGACACAACCATGGAAGATGGTACGCCTTCAGAG GAAACAGAGGAGTATGAGTCAGAGAAAG ATGTAACAGATACAGATGATGGTACACGCGAAAATTGTAAGCCTGCACTCAGCGAGGACAACCTCTCTCAGCCTGACCCCGAGGCTGAGACTACTGCTGAAGCTGACGTTGAACCGGAGACAGAAGCCACGGTCGCCAAGGCTGATTCAGAGCCCGAGGTGACGAATCCTGACACGGATGCCGAGCCAGAGGTGGATGCCGAGCCAGAGGTGGATGCCGAGCCAGAGCTGGATGCCGAGCAAGAGGCAGAAGCAGATCCGGAGCCGCACGTCGATGATGGGGTGAATGACGAACCCCGAGTCGACGATCAGGAAGAGGCCGAGCCGCAGGGCGACGAGGAAGCCGATCCTGAGGCGGACGGGGAGGCCGAACCTGAATTGGAGTCCGAAGAAGAGATGGGTGCCGAAGCCATGGATTCCTCGAAAGAAGCAGAGGATGATCATCTTTCTGTGTCGATACAAAATGAAGATGCCATCACCTTGGATGTTGATGGCGATGATCTTCTGGACACAGGTAAACATGTGAAACTTCCAGATTCAGAGGCCGACAAGGGCAACGACGAGGCCGAGGCCTCTGCCGAGGTGATCACAGATGATGACATGAAGATGGAAGAAAAAGATGGTAAGGAAGATGACGGAGCCTGGGACGAGCCCTCAAAGGACGACAGAGAGGTCACAAAGAAAGCCGAAGCTGGAGATAAAGAAAAGGATTCTGGGAAGAAAGCACCCTCATCTACTGGGGTATCTGGTCAAGCAAAGAG CTCTTCACGAGACAAAGATGGAAAAGCTGCAAAGGATGATAAGG TTGTCGGCAGCGGCAGCAACATCAACTCCTCTCATAACATTTGGGTGAGCGGTTTGTCCTTCAACACCAAAGCAGCAGATTTGAAGAATCTCTTTGGCAAATATGGCAAG GTTTTAAGTGCCAAGGTCCTAACCAATGCCCGCAGTCCCGGTTCAAAGTGTTATGGCCTGGTGACAATGTCTTCCAATGCAGAGGTGACACGTTGCATCTCCCAACTGGACTGCACTGAGCTTGATGGCCAGCAAATATACGTTGAATGT gccAAAAATTACCCTTTCAAAAAAGAAGCGTCAAAGACTGAATCAGATGACAAAGAGAGTACCAGCAAATCAAGTGAAAAGCGCAATTCCGCAGGGACAAAGTTGTCTAGCAA GTCACAACAACCTCACAAAAAAGATGACAAATCTGgagaaaaggacaaagatttatCCAAGGACACCAAAAGTG GGTCAAAGAGTCCAGGCGGTACGGTGGAGGGAGATCAGACCAAAGGAAAGTCcaattttataaaaacaaaaccttttAGGAAAACAAGATATTTTGATAAG CCTTTTGCTCCTATGCCCATGCAAAGACGTCCTAAATGGCTGATACCCCCTGAAGag CTGGagatgtttaaaaacaaacaacggTTTGTCAACAAGGAGGGCGGCTTTGTTCCTTTTGCGAAGATAAAGGAGCAGAGTATGCGTGAACGGATGGAGCGTACTCGTCGGGCTACAGAGATGCGCCG gcaccGCGAAATGATGGAACAGGCGCGCCGTGATCGTGAGTGTGAAGAGCGGGAGAACCTCTTCCGTGAACGCCAGAGACTGGAGATGGAAAGGCAAAAGCTGGAGAGGGAGCGCTTCGAGAGGGAGAAGCTTGAGAGGGAGAGAATCCGAATAGAACAA GAGCGGCGGAAAGAGGCAGAACACATAGCACGCCAACAAGAGCTCAGACGACAGCAGGAGCACCTCCGTTATGAGCAAGAAAAGAGAAACCTTAAAAGAGGCCGTGATGTAGAACATGG TCGCCGAGACAATCCATACTGGAATGGCAACAAGAAGGTTTCGGCTGATGCGCCCGATGCTCGTCTTAACCAAGGCCCCAACTTCAACAGGCCGCAGAACCGATTCACCAACTTCAACACCCGCCAAAGGGGCCGCTTTCCACAGGCTGCTGTTGAGCAGACAAACACGTTTGACAG GCGCAACCGATTTGACGGTGAGCCTGAAGCAAAGAAGAGTCGACTAAATCTTCAGCGAGAAGGCACCAGCTTCGAGCGGTACCCCAAGAATTTTGAAGCAGTGCGCCGGGATGAGCCTCCTCCTTCGCGCACGGACCTCCGCGACACAGACCGCAGGGATCGAGACGAAAGGCGGCCCATCCAAATGCACAATCGGCCGATGGGGTCCAGGATGTCTGGCATGACCCACACCCGCTCCCCCAGGGAGGGAGGCCACGGGTGGAAGGATGACGCCGACATGAATGCAAACAAGGGCGAGCTACG CGGCCCCATGCGAATTCGTACGGAGCGACCTGGTAGAGACGAGCCCGGTCCCACACTGAGAGGAAGTTCTTCAGCCAGCCGAGGAAGAGGATCTTTTAATGATCGAGATGGCGGAAGAGCCATCGTGATGAATAACCAG GCTTTCAACTCGGGCCGCCGAGTGGTGGTGCAGCGTCAAAACAGGGAGCAAGGCATGAGGAAGGAATGGCAAGGTGGCTCAGCTTCTCAAGGAGgcagaggaggaagcagcttcTCTGACAATCGCAGGATGAGCAACAGTCGCAGCAGTATGATGTCGCCATCGTCTGG TCACTCATCTGGAATGAGTCGTATCGTCCAAATCACCAGCAGCTCCATTCCCAGCGGTGGCAGCACAGGCAACTTTAAGACTTTCAAAGGAACACGGCAGTTCTAA
- the sltm gene encoding SAFB-like transcription modulator isoform X3 — protein MDLNLDTTMEDGTPSEETEEYESEKDVTDTDDGTRENCKPALSEDNLSQPDPEAETTAEADVEPETEATVAKADSEPEVTNPDTDAEPEVDAEPEVDAEPELDAEQEAEADPEPHVDDGVNDEPRVDDQEEAEPQGDEEADPEADGEAEPELESEEEMGAEAMDSSKEAEDDHLSVSIQNEDAITLDVDGDDLLDTGKHVKLPDSEADKGNDEAEASAEVITDDDMKMEEKDGKEDDGAWDEPSKDDREVTKKAEAGDKEKDSGKKAPSSTGVSGQAKSSSRDKDGKAAKDDKGKACWKASFVDVFFFFFLHTLSFSNLLREAVVGSGSNINSSHNIWVSGLSFNTKAADLKNLFGKYGKVLSAKVLTNARSPGSKCYGLVTMSSNAEVTRCISQLDCTELDGQQIYVECAKNYPFKKEASKTESDDKESTSKSSEKRNSAGTKLSSKSQQPHKKDDKSGEKDKDLSKDTKSGSKSPGGTVEGDQTKGKSNFIKTKPFRKTRYFDKPFAPMPMQRRPKWLIPPEELEMFKNKQRFVNKEGGFVPFAKIKEQSMRERMERTRRATEMRRHREMMEQARRDRECEERENLFRERQRLEMERQKLERERFEREKLERERIRIEQERRKEAEHIARQQELRRQQEHLRYEQEKRNLKRGRDVEHGRRDNPYWNGNKKVSADAPDARLNQGPNFNRPQNRFTNFNTRQRGRFPQAAVEQTNTFDRRNRFDGEPEAKKSRLNLQREGTSFERYPKNFEAVRRDEPPPSRTDLRDTDRRDRDERRPIQMHNRPMGSRMSGMTHTRSPREGGHGWKDDADMNANKGELRGPMRIRTERPGRDEPGPTLRGSSSASRGRGSFNDRDGGRAIVMNNQAFNSGRRVVVQRQNREQGMRKEWQGGSASQGGRGGSSFSDNRRMSNSRSSMMSPSSGHSSGMSRIVQITSSSIPSGGSTGNFKTFKGTRQF, from the exons ATGGACTTGAACTTGGACACAACCATGGAAGATGGTACGCCTTCAGAG GAAACAGAGGAGTATGAGTCAGAGAAAG ATGTAACAGATACAGATGATGGTACACGCGAAAATTGTAAGCCTGCACTCAGCGAGGACAACCTCTCTCAGCCTGACCCCGAGGCTGAGACTACTGCTGAAGCTGACGTTGAACCGGAGACAGAAGCCACGGTCGCCAAGGCTGATTCAGAGCCCGAGGTGACGAATCCTGACACGGATGCCGAGCCAGAGGTGGATGCCGAGCCAGAGGTGGATGCCGAGCCAGAGCTGGATGCCGAGCAAGAGGCAGAAGCAGATCCGGAGCCGCACGTCGATGATGGGGTGAATGACGAACCCCGAGTCGACGATCAGGAAGAGGCCGAGCCGCAGGGCGACGAGGAAGCCGATCCTGAGGCGGACGGGGAGGCCGAACCTGAATTGGAGTCCGAAGAAGAGATGGGTGCCGAAGCCATGGATTCCTCGAAAGAAGCAGAGGATGATCATCTTTCTGTGTCGATACAAAATGAAGATGCCATCACCTTGGATGTTGATGGCGATGATCTTCTGGACACAGGTAAACATGTGAAACTTCCAGATTCAGAGGCCGACAAGGGCAACGACGAGGCCGAGGCCTCTGCCGAGGTGATCACAGATGATGACATGAAGATGGAAGAAAAAGATGGTAAGGAAGATGACGGAGCCTGGGACGAGCCCTCAAAGGACGACAGAGAGGTCACAAAGAAAGCCGAAGCTGGAGATAAAGAAAAGGATTCTGGGAAGAAAGCACCCTCATCTACTGGGGTATCTGGTCAAGCAAAGAG CTCTTCACGAGACAAAGATGGAAAAGCTGCAAAGGATGATAAGGGTAAGGCGTGTTGGAAAGCTtcatttgttgatgtttttttttttttttttttacacactctGTCCTTTTCTAATTTGTTGCGGGAAGCAGTTGTCGGCAGCGGCAGCAACATCAACTCCTCTCATAACATTTGGGTGAGCGGTTTGTCCTTCAACACCAAAGCAGCAGATTTGAAGAATCTCTTTGGCAAATATGGCAAG GTTTTAAGTGCCAAGGTCCTAACCAATGCCCGCAGTCCCGGTTCAAAGTGTTATGGCCTGGTGACAATGTCTTCCAATGCAGAGGTGACACGTTGCATCTCCCAACTGGACTGCACTGAGCTTGATGGCCAGCAAATATACGTTGAATGT gccAAAAATTACCCTTTCAAAAAAGAAGCGTCAAAGACTGAATCAGATGACAAAGAGAGTACCAGCAAATCAAGTGAAAAGCGCAATTCCGCAGGGACAAAGTTGTCTAGCAA GTCACAACAACCTCACAAAAAAGATGACAAATCTGgagaaaaggacaaagatttatCCAAGGACACCAAAAGTG GGTCAAAGAGTCCAGGCGGTACGGTGGAGGGAGATCAGACCAAAGGAAAGTCcaattttataaaaacaaaaccttttAGGAAAACAAGATATTTTGATAAG CCTTTTGCTCCTATGCCCATGCAAAGACGTCCTAAATGGCTGATACCCCCTGAAGag CTGGagatgtttaaaaacaaacaacggTTTGTCAACAAGGAGGGCGGCTTTGTTCCTTTTGCGAAGATAAAGGAGCAGAGTATGCGTGAACGGATGGAGCGTACTCGTCGGGCTACAGAGATGCGCCG gcaccGCGAAATGATGGAACAGGCGCGCCGTGATCGTGAGTGTGAAGAGCGGGAGAACCTCTTCCGTGAACGCCAGAGACTGGAGATGGAAAGGCAAAAGCTGGAGAGGGAGCGCTTCGAGAGGGAGAAGCTTGAGAGGGAGAGAATCCGAATAGAACAA GAGCGGCGGAAAGAGGCAGAACACATAGCACGCCAACAAGAGCTCAGACGACAGCAGGAGCACCTCCGTTATGAGCAAGAAAAGAGAAACCTTAAAAGAGGCCGTGATGTAGAACATGG TCGCCGAGACAATCCATACTGGAATGGCAACAAGAAGGTTTCGGCTGATGCGCCCGATGCTCGTCTTAACCAAGGCCCCAACTTCAACAGGCCGCAGAACCGATTCACCAACTTCAACACCCGCCAAAGGGGCCGCTTTCCACAGGCTGCTGTTGAGCAGACAAACACGTTTGACAG GCGCAACCGATTTGACGGTGAGCCTGAAGCAAAGAAGAGTCGACTAAATCTTCAGCGAGAAGGCACCAGCTTCGAGCGGTACCCCAAGAATTTTGAAGCAGTGCGCCGGGATGAGCCTCCTCCTTCGCGCACGGACCTCCGCGACACAGACCGCAGGGATCGAGACGAAAGGCGGCCCATCCAAATGCACAATCGGCCGATGGGGTCCAGGATGTCTGGCATGACCCACACCCGCTCCCCCAGGGAGGGAGGCCACGGGTGGAAGGATGACGCCGACATGAATGCAAACAAGGGCGAGCTACG CGGCCCCATGCGAATTCGTACGGAGCGACCTGGTAGAGACGAGCCCGGTCCCACACTGAGAGGAAGTTCTTCAGCCAGCCGAGGAAGAGGATCTTTTAATGATCGAGATGGCGGAAGAGCCATCGTGATGAATAACCAG GCTTTCAACTCGGGCCGCCGAGTGGTGGTGCAGCGTCAAAACAGGGAGCAAGGCATGAGGAAGGAATGGCAAGGTGGCTCAGCTTCTCAAGGAGgcagaggaggaagcagcttcTCTGACAATCGCAGGATGAGCAACAGTCGCAGCAGTATGATGTCGCCATCGTCTGG TCACTCATCTGGAATGAGTCGTATCGTCCAAATCACCAGCAGCTCCATTCCCAGCGGTGGCAGCACAGGCAACTTTAAGACTTTCAAAGGAACACGGCAGTTCTAA